The Clostridium sporogenes genome contains a region encoding:
- the larB gene encoding nickel pincer cofactor biosynthesis protein LarB translates to MNTEDIKKLMLDIKNDKISLEEGVNILKDLPFKDLGYAKIDNHREMRVGYPEVIYCAGKTVDQIKGIIKFMLTKENNILGTRATKEAYEEVKKICPEAEYNELARTIVIKKREVKSKNGYIAVVTAGTSDIPVSEEAAVTAELFGNKVERIYDVGVAGIHRLFDKLELIRGARVVVVAAGMEGALASVVGGLVDKPVIAVPTSIGYGANFQGLSALLSMLNSCASGVSVVNIDNGFGAGYLASMINNL, encoded by the coding sequence ATGAATACAGAAGATATTAAAAAATTAATGCTAGATATTAAGAATGATAAAATTTCATTAGAAGAAGGAGTAAATATATTAAAGGATCTTCCTTTTAAGGATTTAGGATACGCTAAAATAGATAATCACAGAGAAATGAGAGTAGGATATCCTGAGGTTATATATTGCGCAGGAAAAACCGTAGATCAAATAAAGGGCATAATAAAATTTATGCTTACAAAAGAGAATAATATATTAGGTACAAGGGCTACAAAAGAAGCCTATGAAGAAGTAAAAAAAATATGTCCAGAGGCTGAATATAATGAATTAGCTAGAACTATAGTTATTAAAAAAAGAGAAGTAAAATCTAAAAATGGATACATAGCTGTGGTTACAGCAGGAACTTCTGATATACCTGTTTCTGAAGAAGCAGCAGTTACAGCAGAATTATTTGGAAATAAAGTTGAAAGAATTTATGATGTAGGTGTAGCTGGGATTCATAGACTATTTGATAAATTAGAATTAATAAGAGGTGCTAGAGTTGTTGTGGTAGCAGCAGGAATGGAAGGGGCTTTGGCTAGTGTTGTAGGTGGTCTTGTAGATAAGCCAGTAATTGCAGTACCTACTAGTATAGGTTATGGAGCTAACTTTCAGGGACTTTCGGCACTATTGTCTATGTTAAATAGTTGTGCAAGTGGTGTAAGTGTTGTTAACATTGATAATGGTTTTGGAGCAGGATATCTGGCTAGTATGATAAATAATCTGTAA
- a CDS encoding spore coat protein CotS: MDSLKKITDISHYLKSKNINIIEDFKDDYRQLNNLSEELVTEQLKVISFFHKNTLGNKSYIRGGIKNKTGSIIEKYKLDLKKINKYVRNLKDKKSNNTDLEKLILDYMPNYINRADKVIENIYENGYINLVWRSMERKEICLGKTYFNNIRYNKEIEVIDISKCSYDMVEMDCIELLYKVNKKNSSLNIEKLCENFCEFESLNDESYKFILYMLSYPYSIVKCCTKYMKEKDLNKEKHYMDRFNKAMKLDSNSFV; this comes from the coding sequence ATGGATTCATTAAAAAAAATAACTGATATTTCTCATTATTTAAAAAGTAAGAATATAAATATAATAGAAGATTTTAAAGATGATTATAGACAGTTAAATAATTTATCAGAGGAATTGGTAACAGAACAATTAAAAGTAATTAGTTTTTTTCATAAAAATACATTAGGGAATAAAAGTTATATAAGAGGTGGGATAAAAAATAAAACAGGCAGTATAATTGAAAAATATAAACTGGATTTAAAAAAAATAAATAAGTATGTTAGAAATTTAAAAGATAAAAAAAGTAATAATACAGATTTAGAAAAATTAATTTTAGATTATATGCCTAATTATATAAATAGAGCTGATAAGGTTATAGAAAACATATATGAAAATGGATATATTAATTTGGTGTGGAGAAGTATGGAGAGAAAGGAAATATGTTTAGGTAAAACATATTTTAATAATATTAGATATAATAAAGAAATAGAAGTTATAGATATTAGTAAATGTAGTTATGATATGGTAGAAATGGACTGTATAGAATTACTATATAAAGTAAATAAAAAAAACTCATCTCTAAATATAGAAAAATTATGTGAAAATTTTTGTGAATTTGAAAGCCTGAATGATGAAAGTTATAAATTTATTTTATATATGTTATCTTATCCTTACTCCATAGTAAAGTGTTGTACAAAATATATGAAAGAAAAGGATTTAAATAAAGAAAAACACTATATGGATAGATTTAATAAGGCTATGAAATTAGATTCTAATAGCTTTGTTTAA
- a CDS encoding ABC transporter substrate-binding protein, producing MKKKKLIYIGIIIIFIIPVILVILGRYNNTKNFTKDKLVIWGDVKHNQAMNEGVKDFKEKYPNVEVEFYNKNRENMIDEFSKIKDKNSYPNIICLDDKDTKEFGARYYKDVLILNDLMKNTIKDFIPCKRELVKLYDNFIAVPYTVEPVALYYRKDLLEKYNINSKDIKTWDDFIKIGEEIYKKSNGKVKMISFNKRDNSMLEVLLNEKGIYYFDKDSKLQIDQPNYIDAFNILKRIESANIDFDNKGDFKLFVNNNNVLCIPYNSELSNYLISERKKESGKWEIMKLPSFEVGGKNSAIIGGTSIVAIKSCKESKDKLSMELVKKITLNKYSLNKGFLNYGQFPSYKPTYEYAKFSENVNYFNEEKIWRIFVDIASKTPNINYTKNYNYVQKVMIDFKKELLNTNDIEKELKSIKTFINSITK from the coding sequence ATGAAAAAAAAGAAACTTATTTATATAGGTATTATTATAATATTCATAATACCTGTAATATTAGTTATTTTAGGTAGATATAATAATACTAAAAATTTTACAAAAGATAAATTAGTTATATGGGGAGATGTTAAACATAATCAAGCCATGAATGAAGGTGTTAAAGACTTTAAAGAAAAATATCCTAATGTAGAAGTGGAGTTTTATAATAAAAATAGGGAGAATATGATAGATGAATTTTCAAAAATAAAAGATAAAAATTCTTATCCTAATATAATATGTTTAGATGATAAGGATACAAAAGAGTTTGGAGCAAGATACTATAAAGATGTACTTATATTAAATGACCTTATGAAAAATACCATAAAGGATTTTATTCCTTGCAAAAGGGAGTTAGTTAAGCTATATGATAACTTTATTGCTGTTCCCTATACAGTAGAGCCTGTAGCATTATATTATAGAAAAGATTTATTAGAAAAGTATAATATAAATAGTAAAGACATAAAAACATGGGATGATTTTATAAAGATTGGTGAGGAAATATATAAAAAAAGCAATGGAAAAGTAAAAATGATATCATTTAACAAAAGAGACAACAGTATGCTTGAGGTTTTATTAAATGAAAAAGGAATTTATTATTTTGATAAAGATAGTAAGTTACAAATAGATCAACCTAATTATATAGATGCTTTTAATATTTTAAAGAGAATAGAATCAGCTAATATAGATTTTGATAACAAGGGAGATTTTAAATTATTTGTAAATAATAATAATGTACTGTGTATTCCATATAATTCAGAGCTATCTAATTATTTGATAAGTGAAAGAAAGAAAGAAAGTGGTAAATGGGAAATAATGAAATTACCATCCTTTGAAGTAGGAGGTAAAAATTCTGCAATTATAGGAGGAACTTCTATTGTTGCAATAAAATCTTGCAAGGAGTCTAAAGATAAATTATCAATGGAACTGGTAAAAAAAATAACATTAAATAAGTATAGTTTAAATAAAGGATTTTTAAATTATGGACAATTTCCATCCTATAAACCAACTTATGAGTATGCTAAATTTTCTGAAAATGTAAACTATTTTAATGAGGAAAAAATTTGGAGAATTTTTGTTGATATAGCAAGTAAAACTCCAAATATAAATTATACTAAGAACTACAATTATGTACAAAAAGTTATGATAGATTTTAAAAAAGAGTTATTAAACACTAATGATATAGAAAAAGAGCTAAAAAGTATAAAAACTTTTATTAATAGTATAACAAAATAA
- a CDS encoding glycosyltransferase family 4 protein — translation MNISIDGRGINWYKGTGIGTYTKKILTNMIAETHEDSFNIYWSGNDYLKFKKHNTNIILTSKKHSRFFEQTYIPYNLNNTKSDIYHIPQNGIGISENINCKIIVTIHDLIPYIMPETVGKGYLNKFLKEMPKIIELSDKIITVSEWSKKDILKFFPMREDKIEVIPLAADSKYKPLNKLYCKDILKRKYGINLPFILYLGGFSSRKNVTSIIKAFEKIYDKLPQEHALVIVGSKKDEGEKLYEFSRKLKISSNIIFTDFVEEQDLPIFYNGCSVFIYPSLYEGFGLPPLEAMSCGCAVIASNITSIPEVTSDCCINIDPLDIDDISNSIENILKNPDLKDRLSKKAFQRSMLFSWNKTAQNTLNVYNNVLK, via the coding sequence ATGAATATTTCCATAGATGGTAGGGGTATAAATTGGTATAAGGGTACTGGTATAGGAACATATACAAAAAAAATATTAACAAATATGATAGCAGAAACTCACGAAGATTCATTCAATATATATTGGTCAGGGAATGATTATCTTAAATTTAAAAAACATAATACTAATATTATACTAACCTCTAAAAAACATAGTAGATTTTTTGAGCAAACCTATATTCCATATAACCTTAACAACACTAAATCTGATATATATCATATACCACAAAATGGTATAGGTATTTCTGAAAATATAAATTGTAAAATTATAGTAACCATTCATGATTTAATTCCTTATATAATGCCAGAAACTGTTGGAAAAGGTTACTTAAATAAATTTCTAAAGGAAATGCCTAAAATAATTGAACTATCTGATAAAATAATAACCGTATCTGAATGGTCAAAAAAAGATATATTGAAATTCTTTCCTATGAGGGAAGATAAAATTGAAGTTATCCCACTAGCAGCAGATTCCAAATACAAGCCCTTAAATAAATTATATTGTAAAGACATACTTAAAAGAAAATATGGAATAAACTTACCTTTTATTTTATATTTAGGTGGCTTTAGTTCTAGAAAAAATGTTACATCTATAATAAAGGCTTTTGAGAAGATATATGACAAATTACCACAAGAACACGCTTTAGTTATAGTGGGTTCTAAAAAAGATGAAGGTGAAAAATTATATGAATTTAGTCGTAAACTTAAAATAAGCTCTAATATAATCTTCACAGATTTCGTAGAAGAACAGGATCTACCTATATTTTATAATGGGTGTAGTGTATTTATTTATCCCTCATTATATGAAGGTTTTGGACTTCCACCACTTGAGGCCATGAGTTGTGGTTGTGCAGTTATAGCTTCTAACATTACTTCTATTCCGGAAGTTACTTCCGATTGTTGTATTAATATAGATCCTTTAGATATTGATGATATATCAAACTCAATAGAAAATATACTAAAAAATCCAGACTTAAAAGATAGATTAAGCAAAAAAGCTTTTCAAAGATCTATGCTTTTTTCTTGGAATAAAACTGCACAAAATACCTTAAATGTATATAACAACGTTTTAAAATAA
- a CDS encoding radical SAM protein — translation MKVIKLLQKSAKDKMVKTAAGLLSTNPEKNVDRLFTLIEKTIAKDEDNLKRLKVVEDEYYNNPSTHEFVQNLFKTTDKNCMQKFFTNFFANAVWYGMPKREKLFKEDEIKTPFVILISPSMRCNLRCTGCYAANYSKEDDIPYEEVDRIIEEAREIGIYYFIVLGGEPFFNEYMLDIYEKYNDCIFTPFTNGTLFNEELADRVQKLGNIIPMFSLEGFEKETDARRGKGVFKQVMHGMDLLKERGVLFGVSTATGRNNIDTVISDEFINMLIEKGAKMSWYFIFMPVGEDPDFNLMLTPEQRIYLGKKVRKIRNEKPYFAIDFFNDAPYVGGCIAGKYYCHINSHEDVEPCIFAHFATDNLKNKKLIDVFKSPFFKELRDRQPYNDNLLKPCMMIDNPKVIREVASKTGAKPTDKGAEMMLHDEVFKNKLDKLAKDFDPLAEKAWKEDFNEKGNYEMSKG, via the coding sequence ATGAAAGTCATAAAATTATTGCAAAAATCTGCTAAAGACAAAATGGTAAAGACTGCAGCAGGTTTACTTAGTACAAACCCCGAAAAAAATGTAGACAGGTTATTTACATTAATAGAAAAAACCATAGCTAAAGATGAGGATAATTTAAAGAGATTAAAAGTTGTAGAGGATGAGTACTATAACAATCCATCTACCCATGAATTTGTACAAAATTTATTTAAAACCACAGATAAAAACTGTATGCAAAAATTTTTCACAAATTTTTTTGCAAATGCTGTTTGGTATGGAATGCCAAAGAGAGAGAAACTTTTTAAAGAAGATGAAATAAAAACACCTTTCGTAATATTAATAAGCCCGTCTATGAGATGTAATTTAAGATGCACAGGTTGTTATGCTGCAAATTATAGTAAAGAAGATGATATCCCTTATGAAGAAGTAGATAGAATAATTGAAGAAGCTAGAGAAATCGGAATATATTATTTTATAGTATTGGGTGGAGAACCTTTTTTTAATGAATATATGTTAGATATTTATGAGAAATACAATGATTGTATTTTTACACCTTTTACAAATGGAACTTTGTTTAATGAAGAATTAGCAGACAGAGTTCAAAAGTTAGGGAACATAATACCAATGTTTTCATTAGAAGGTTTTGAAAAAGAGACGGATGCTAGAAGAGGAAAAGGTGTATTTAAACAAGTTATGCATGGAATGGATCTATTAAAAGAAAGAGGCGTATTATTTGGAGTTTCTACAGCTACGGGAAGAAATAACATAGATACAGTCATTTCAGATGAGTTTATTAATATGTTAATAGAAAAAGGTGCTAAAATGAGCTGGTATTTCATATTTATGCCAGTAGGTGAGGACCCAGATTTTAATTTAATGTTAACACCAGAACAAAGAATATATTTAGGTAAGAAAGTCAGGAAAATAAGGAATGAGAAGCCATATTTTGCTATAGATTTCTTTAATGATGCTCCATATGTTGGTGGTTGTATAGCTGGAAAATATTACTGTCATATAAATTCACATGAAGATGTAGAGCCATGTATATTCGCTCATTTTGCTACAGATAATTTAAAAAATAAGAAATTAATAGATGTATTTAAGTCACCTTTCTTTAAGGAGTTAAGGGATAGGCAGCCATATAATGATAACTTATTAAAGCCATGTATGATGATAGATAATCCTAAAGTTATAAGGGAAGTAGCAAGTAAAACAGGGGCTAAACCAACAGATAAAGGGGCAGAAATGATGCTCCATGATGAAGTATTTAAAAATAAATTGGACAAATTGGCAAAGGATTTTGATCCTTTAGCAGAAAAAGCTTGGAAAGAAGATTTTAATGAAAAAGGAAATTATGAAATGTCAAAGGGCTAA
- a CDS encoding CotS family spore coat protein has product MDKLNKNYLKKYNLSLDLFDQYDFIVKDIYPIRNVYIIDTNKGKKILKKVDYTLEELKFIEEIINYIKIEFGRIMEFEKNIQGDIYTIYKGEMYCLMDLIDGRECQFSNPLDLKISSVALAKMHNASKGFTTKFNKRVLNGKSIEKFKIQKEEMNFFKKIANIHKNKNEFDNLFLSEIDYYIDEISKSINILENSHYYDICKENDKISICHHDLAYHNILIKEDEAYFIDFDYAILDLKVNDLCNFITKVIKNFGFDISKANIILNNYSSVYSIADKELEVLYGLLSFPYDFYDISKNYYTKRKDWDDEVFLNRLIKKCNYKEDRKEFLKDFRDNLL; this is encoded by the coding sequence ATGGATAAGCTAAATAAAAATTATCTTAAAAAATATAATTTATCCTTAGATTTATTTGATCAATATGATTTTATTGTAAAGGATATTTACCCTATTAGAAATGTTTATATTATAGATACAAATAAAGGTAAAAAAATATTAAAAAAAGTTGATTATACTCTAGAAGAACTAAAATTTATAGAAGAAATAATAAATTATATAAAAATTGAATTTGGAAGAATAATGGAATTTGAAAAGAACATACAAGGAGATATATATACTATATATAAAGGAGAAATGTATTGTTTAATGGATTTAATTGATGGACGAGAATGTCAATTTAGTAATCCTTTAGACTTAAAGATTTCCTCTGTAGCTTTAGCCAAAATGCATAACGCATCAAAAGGATTTACAACAAAATTTAATAAAAGGGTTTTAAATGGCAAATCTATAGAAAAATTTAAGATACAAAAAGAGGAAATGAATTTTTTTAAAAAAATAGCTAACATCCATAAAAATAAGAATGAATTTGATAATTTATTCTTATCGGAAATAGATTATTATATAGATGAGATAAGTAAAAGTATAAATATATTAGAGAATAGTCATTATTATGATATATGTAAAGAAAATGACAAAATATCTATTTGTCATCATGATTTAGCCTATCATAATATATTGATTAAAGAAGATGAAGCTTATTTTATAGATTTTGATTATGCTATTTTAGATTTAAAGGTTAATGATTTGTGTAATTTTATAACAAAAGTTATAAAAAATTTTGGTTTTGATATTAGCAAGGCAAATATTATCTTAAATAACTATTCTAGCGTATATAGCATAGCGGATAAAGAATTAGAAGTATTATATGGTTTGTTAAGTTTTCCCTATGATTTTTATGATATATCTAAAAATTATTATACAAAACGAAAAGACTGGGATGATGAGGTATTTCTAAATAGGTTAATAAAAAAGTGTAACTATAAGGAAGATAGAAAGGAATTTTTAAAAGATTTTAGAGATAATCTATTATAA
- a CDS encoding CotS family spore coat protein, with product MDKSEIINIVENNYNININSIEKIKNVYKIISDSNKAYAFKIIKYEFNHFLFIISCMKHLQCNNFSKIPEIISNNKGLDYIKIGDFYGYITEWIDDSRQCNYSNPVEVMMAANKLGQLHEKSKNFYITEYMKPRIGWFKWPRTFQTRRNEILDFKKRILNKNKKSEFDNFYISILEDEIERADRSIKNLCETNYLNVMLKQIEDRCFCHHDYANHNILIDSENQIYIIDFDYCMLDTKLHDLASILIRVMKNGKWDLKSAELILNSYREESYIDKEYILIMAAFMEFPQDYWQIGIQYYWEKQSWSEEFFFSKLNRYYTDREERQEFIEKFRKINI from the coding sequence TTGGATAAATCAGAAATCATAAACATAGTGGAAAATAATTATAATATAAATATTAATTCTATAGAAAAAATAAAAAATGTATATAAAATAATTAGTGATTCTAATAAAGCATATGCTTTTAAAATAATAAAATATGAATTCAATCATTTTTTATTTATAATAAGTTGCATGAAACATTTACAATGTAATAATTTTAGCAAAATTCCAGAAATTATTTCTAATAATAAAGGTTTAGATTATATAAAAATAGGAGATTTTTACGGATATATAACAGAATGGATAGATGACTCAAGACAATGTAATTATTCTAATCCAGTAGAAGTTATGATGGCTGCCAATAAATTGGGCCAGTTACATGAAAAGAGTAAGAATTTTTATATAACAGAATATATGAAACCTAGAATCGGATGGTTTAAATGGCCCAGGACGTTTCAAACAAGAAGAAATGAAATACTAGATTTCAAAAAAAGAATATTAAATAAAAATAAAAAAAGTGAATTTGATAATTTTTATATAAGTATATTAGAGGATGAGATTGAAAGAGCAGATAGGTCAATAAAGAATTTATGTGAAACAAACTATCTAAATGTAATGTTAAAACAAATTGAGGATAGATGTTTTTGTCATCATGATTATGCTAATCATAACATACTTATAGATAGTGAAAATCAAATATATATAATAGATTTTGATTATTGTATGCTAGATACTAAATTACATGATTTAGCCAGTATACTTATTAGAGTTATGAAAAATGGTAAATGGGATTTAAAATCAGCAGAACTTATTTTGAATTCTTACAGAGAAGAATCTTATATAGATAAAGAATATATACTTATAATGGCAGCTTTTATGGAATTTCCGCAGGATTATTGGCAAATAGGTATACAGTATTATTGGGAAAAGCAATCTTGGAGTGAGGAGTTCTTTTTTAGTAAGCTAAATAGATATTATACAGATAGAGAAGAAAGACAAGAGTTTATAGAAAAATTTAGAAAAATTAATATTTAA